One part of the Prunus persica cultivar Lovell chromosome G5, Prunus_persica_NCBIv2, whole genome shotgun sequence genome encodes these proteins:
- the LOC18776203 gene encoding DNA-directed RNA polymerase II subunit 4, translating to MLRSDEEDASELKIGDDFLKAKCLMNSEVAILLEHRCDQMKHMSGDSTTQLPQVLEKSLQYVKRFSRFTNQGSVKQVREVLSRYQLAEFELAVIGNLCPENVEEAMSLVPSLKTKGRGHDEEAIERLLNDLLMIKKFE from the exons atgCTAAGATCAGACGAGGAAGACGCTTCAGAGCTCAAGATTGGAGACG ATTTCTTGAAGGCGAAATGTTTAATGAATAGTGAGGTTGCCATTCTGCTTGAGCATAGATGTGATCAGATGAAGCATATGTCTGGCGATTCAACGACCCAACTTCCTCA AGTGTTGGAGAAATCACTGCAGTATGTTAAGCGCTTCAGTCGCTTCACGAATCAGGGCTCTGTAAAGCAAGTTCGAGA AGTCCTGAGTAGATACCAATTGGCTGAATTCGAG CTGGCTGTCATTGGGAATCTCTGTCCTGAAAATGTGGAAGAAGCCATGTCACTTGTGCCTTCCCTCaag ACCAAAGGACGTGGGCATGATGAAGAAGCCATTGAGAGACTGTTAAATGACCTCTTGATGATTAAAAAGTTTGAGTGA